A single Bacillus sp. HMF5848 DNA region contains:
- a CDS encoding aminotransferase class V-fold PLP-dependent enzyme yields MEMSISIGTNSFSMFGELEQYFDQFRQNTIGHGQIFQTPYGEFPLIYADWTASGRLYKPIENKLLSNIAPFYANPHSEETITGKLTTAAYEKARQVIKKHVNARESDILICEGSGTTAAVNKLQRILGLRLPDQLISSVNLPMRKRPVVFVTHMEHHSNEISWRETIADVVQVRPNKEGLPDLGHLEELLQRYENREAKIGAFTACSNVTGIMTPYHEMARILHKYNGVCFIDFATSAPYVDIDMHPSDEEKLDAIYFSCHKMLGGPGGTGVLIFCSSLYNRMTPDHPGGGTVLWTNPWGKHQYLSNIEKREDGGTPPVLQTIKASYAIQLKEQMGSKHMYNREKELIALLLDNLVSTPGIYVFAAERIERLGIVSFVAKDIHYNLFVKLLNDRYGIQARGGCSCAGPYGHYLFSINKQSSKLMTDYLDQGEQSAKVGWVRLSIHPTMTNYEIYTIINAIKEIMKFKDKWCDDYVYNEKTNHFTHKKELVT; encoded by the coding sequence TCAGTTTAGACAAAATACAATAGGACACGGACAAATTTTTCAAACCCCATATGGTGAATTTCCACTTATATATGCCGATTGGACAGCAAGTGGTAGATTGTACAAACCGATTGAGAACAAGTTATTATCCAACATAGCGCCTTTCTATGCCAATCCACACAGTGAAGAAACAATTACTGGAAAGCTCACAACAGCTGCTTACGAAAAAGCACGTCAAGTTATAAAAAAACATGTAAATGCAAGAGAGAGTGATATACTCATATGTGAAGGTTCGGGTACAACCGCTGCTGTGAATAAATTACAACGTATACTCGGTCTGAGGCTTCCAGATCAACTTATTTCATCTGTTAACTTACCAATGAGAAAACGTCCAGTTGTTTTTGTCACACATATGGAGCATCATTCCAATGAGATTTCTTGGAGAGAAACAATTGCTGACGTCGTTCAGGTGAGACCTAACAAAGAGGGCCTTCCCGACTTAGGGCATTTAGAGGAGCTATTACAGCGATATGAGAATAGGGAAGCGAAGATTGGGGCTTTTACCGCGTGCTCTAATGTAACAGGTATCATGACTCCTTATCATGAGATGGCTAGAATTTTACACAAATATAACGGTGTTTGTTTTATTGATTTTGCTACATCAGCCCCCTACGTTGATATTGATATGCATCCAAGTGATGAAGAAAAGCTTGATGCAATTTATTTTTCTTGTCATAAAATGCTAGGTGGTCCTGGAGGGACGGGCGTTTTAATATTTTGTTCTTCTTTATATAATCGGATGACACCCGATCATCCAGGTGGAGGTACAGTCCTTTGGACTAACCCTTGGGGAAAGCATCAGTACTTAAGTAATATAGAGAAACGTGAGGATGGCGGAACTCCCCCTGTTTTACAGACTATTAAAGCTAGTTATGCCATTCAATTAAAAGAACAAATGGGGAGTAAGCACATGTATAATCGTGAAAAGGAGCTCATAGCTCTTTTACTAGATAATCTAGTGTCAACCCCTGGTATCTACGTGTTTGCTGCAGAACGTATTGAGAGATTAGGGATTGTTTCTTTTGTAGCAAAAGACATTCATTATAATTTATTTGTGAAGCTATTAAATGATCGCTATGGTATTCAAGCTAGAGGAGGATGTTCATGTGCTGGTCCGTATGGCCATTACTTATTTTCAATAAATAAACAATCTTCTAAATTGATGACCGATTATTTAGATCAGGGAGAACAATCTGCTAAGGTTGGCTGGGTTAGGTTATCAATTCATCCTACTATGACTAACTATGAAATATACACAATTATTAATGCAATAAAAGAGATAATGAAGTTTAAAGACAAGTGGTGCGATGATTATGTCTACAATGAAAAAACAAATCACTTCACCCACAAAAAAGAGCTTGTAACGTAA
- a CDS encoding aminotransferase A, with amino-acid sequence MEQLINKNVQNIQISGIRKFFNMVANYNDVVSLTIGQPDFPTPNHVKQAGINAIKENHTTYTHNAGVLELRQAASHFFQNKYNLNYNPENEIITTVGASQAIDIAFRTILEPGSEVILPVPIYPGYEPLIKLSGGVPMYIDTSEHSFKLTADLIEKHITEKTRCIILPYPSNPTGATLSQQEIADIATLLKGRDIFILSDEIYSELTYEGTHTSIAEVLREQTIVINGLSKSHSMTGWRVGFAMAPEFITRHMLKVHQYNVSCTSSVSQFAALEALTVGQNDAINMKREYTNRLDYVYNRLVNMGIDTTKPTGAFYIFPSIEKFQLNSFDFAEKLVKEAGVAVVPGSAFSNWGEGYIRISYACSMNTLEKGLDRFETAIKKWSL; translated from the coding sequence ATGGAGCAACTTATTAATAAAAATGTTCAAAACATTCAAATCTCAGGGATTCGTAAATTTTTTAACATGGTTGCTAATTATAATGATGTTGTGTCACTTACAATTGGACAGCCTGACTTTCCTACACCAAACCACGTTAAACAGGCAGGAATAAATGCCATTAAAGAAAATCACACGACATATACACACAATGCTGGCGTACTCGAATTAAGACAAGCAGCTAGTCATTTTTTCCAAAATAAATATAATCTTAACTACAACCCCGAGAATGAAATAATAACAACAGTCGGTGCAAGCCAAGCTATTGACATTGCATTTCGAACTATACTCGAGCCTGGAAGTGAAGTTATTCTTCCTGTCCCAATATACCCTGGCTATGAACCACTGATAAAGTTGAGTGGTGGTGTTCCAATGTATATAGATACATCCGAACATAGCTTTAAACTTACAGCTGACCTTATTGAAAAACACATAACAGAGAAGACTCGTTGCATTATTTTGCCTTATCCATCAAATCCTACCGGTGCAACGTTATCTCAACAAGAAATAGCTGACATAGCGACACTTTTAAAAGGTAGAGATATTTTTATTTTATCAGATGAGATTTATAGCGAACTTACGTATGAAGGCACCCATACATCCATTGCGGAAGTGCTCAGAGAACAGACCATTGTAATTAACGGGCTATCTAAATCACACTCCATGACAGGCTGGCGCGTTGGCTTTGCAATGGCACCTGAATTTATTACGAGGCACATGTTAAAGGTTCATCAATATAATGTAAGCTGTACGTCATCAGTTAGTCAATTTGCTGCACTAGAAGCCCTAACCGTCGGACAAAACGATGCCATTAATATGAAACGAGAATATACAAATAGACTGGATTACGTCTATAACCGTCTTGTTAATATGGGCATAGACACTACAAAGCCTACCGGGGCATTTTACATATTTCCTTCAATAGAAAAGTTTCAGCTTAACTCCTTTGATTTTGCTGAAAAACTTGTTAAAGAAGCAGGTGTTGCTGTTGTACCTGGTAGTGCCTTCTCGAACTGGGGCGAGGGCTACATTCGAATTTCGTATGCTTGCTCCATGAATACATTAGAAAAGGGCTTAGATCGTTTCGAAACTGCTATTAAAAAATGGAGCTTGTAA
- a CDS encoding GGDEF domain-containing protein, translating into MTTHIGEIVENVPVITSSVKSFEVSHTFDKDSNIDGIVVVDNDYPVGLVMRTHFFEKLSTRYGFDVFMGRRIDLIMDKNPLVVDFYMPITDVSRLAMERAQKHLYDFVIVTLNNQYKGTISIRNLLIKFAETQISAAKYASPLTGLPGNLLIEQNLNNVLNSDSPFSILYIDLDKFKAYNDTFGFQKGDKLIKETANIICKNISLHEQDGAFVGHIGGDDFIALINHHNYKSLCESIILDFDNVVKSLYDESPAISIDEQSSTVAISIAVITNKQQIFTTLDMISETAANVKKICKSKFKSCYHGNESILESL; encoded by the coding sequence TTGACAACGCATATTGGTGAAATAGTGGAAAATGTTCCCGTGATCACAAGCAGTGTAAAAAGCTTTGAAGTAAGTCACACCTTTGATAAAGACTCAAATATTGATGGCATTGTAGTGGTAGATAACGATTATCCTGTAGGGTTAGTTATGCGTACTCATTTTTTCGAGAAGCTTTCAACCCGCTATGGTTTTGATGTCTTCATGGGTCGAAGAATAGATTTAATTATGGATAAAAATCCATTGGTTGTAGACTTCTATATGCCAATAACAGATGTTAGTAGATTAGCAATGGAACGAGCACAAAAGCATTTGTATGACTTTGTAATCGTTACACTAAATAATCAATATAAAGGAACTATTAGCATTCGAAATTTGTTAATTAAATTTGCCGAAACCCAAATTAGTGCTGCAAAATATGCCAGTCCATTAACCGGTCTTCCTGGTAACCTATTAATTGAACAAAATTTAAATAATGTTCTAAATTCAGATTCACCATTTAGCATTTTATATATTGACCTTGACAAGTTCAAAGCATATAACGATACGTTCGGCTTTCAGAAGGGTGACAAACTCATAAAGGAAACAGCAAACATTATCTGTAAAAACATATCCCTGCATGAACAAGACGGTGCATTCGTTGGTCACATTGGTGGCGATGACTTTATTGCTCTTATTAACCATCACAATTACAAATCTTTGTGTGAATCTATTATTTTAGACTTTGATAATGTAGTAAAATCTTTATATGATGAATCCCCCGCAATTTCTATAGACGAGCAGAGCTCTACTGTTGCGATATCTATTGCTGTTATCACAAACAAACAACAAATCTTTACGACATTAGATATGATTAGTGAAACAGCGGCAAACGTTAAAAAGATTTGTAAATCTAAGTTCAAAAGCTGTTATCATGGGAATGAATCGATACTTGAATCTTTATAA
- a CDS encoding DUF429 domain-containing protein, with translation MYYVGIDLSGPANKKDTSLAVFCEIHKKVVYKCLYKNVSDCDIFEIIGGLVKQGKVNIAIDAPLSYQDGGGDRAQDKELRKVIKDLGMKSGSIMPPTLTKMVYITLRGMYLASLLKNEYNKQIEIVEVHPGAVLAFRLTPSTRHLLAYKQCDNYYEEILQHIFFLHESGLETKHIESNHDLDACLAAFACYEYKERRHKWIYPAQPPFHRYPLIC, from the coding sequence TTGTATTATGTAGGAATAGATTTATCTGGCCCAGCCAACAAAAAAGATACATCTTTGGCAGTTTTTTGTGAGATACATAAAAAGGTTGTTTATAAGTGTTTATACAAGAATGTATCAGATTGTGATATTTTTGAGATTATTGGAGGCTTAGTTAAGCAGGGAAAAGTGAATATTGCTATTGATGCGCCTTTATCGTATCAGGATGGAGGAGGAGATAGAGCACAAGATAAAGAATTGAGAAAAGTTATAAAAGATTTAGGAATGAAAAGTGGGTCAATCATGCCACCAACTTTAACAAAAATGGTATATATTACTTTACGTGGCATGTATTTAGCAAGTTTACTTAAAAATGAATATAATAAACAAATCGAAATTGTTGAAGTTCACCCCGGAGCCGTTTTAGCTTTCCGTCTTACGCCGTCCACTCGTCATTTATTAGCATACAAGCAATGTGATAATTATTACGAAGAAATACTTCAGCACATTTTCTTCTTACATGAAAGTGGACTAGAGACTAAGCATATTGAATCTAATCATGATTTAGATGCTTGTTTAGCGGCTTTCGCTTGCTATGAATATAAAGAAAGACGCCATAAATGGATATATCCTGCGCAACCACCGTTTCATCGTTATCCACTAATATGTTAG
- a CDS encoding MFS transporter, whose product MKNKKAIFGWTMYDWANSAFATTVMAAVFPVFYYDVAAKGATESLASSYYGYSSAIAALIVAILAPILGAISDYSSSKKQFLRFFAYMGIIATILMYFIGEGQFIFASLLMILGTVGFSGANVFYDAFLPEIAEEKNIDKVSARGFAFGYIGGGLLLIVNLAMIMKPSLFFLPNTLVATQISFVTVGLWWFVFSIPLFRHVKERKLPTQTQKGQYIIIGFARIKDTFTEIRHYKQLFIFLIAFWLFNDGISTIIKMATIYGKDIGIGSTDLIAALVITQFVGIPFSFLFGWLASKITAKRALILALWVYTAIVIFGYFMSSALHFYILATSVGFVQGGAQALSRSIFGSMVPLNRNAEFFGFYGIMGKFSAIFGPFLFALVGQLTGSSRFGIVSLVLFFLIGIYLLTKVNVEEGKLAAQQPRLTL is encoded by the coding sequence ATGAAAAATAAAAAAGCGATTTTCGGTTGGACAATGTATGATTGGGCTAACTCTGCTTTTGCAACTACTGTTATGGCAGCAGTATTTCCAGTTTTTTATTATGACGTTGCTGCAAAAGGAGCTACAGAATCATTGGCAAGTTCTTATTATGGTTACTCCTCAGCCATCGCTGCTTTAATTGTTGCAATACTAGCACCAATATTAGGAGCAATCTCAGATTACAGTAGCTCCAAAAAGCAATTCCTTCGCTTTTTTGCCTACATGGGTATAATTGCCACGATTCTCATGTACTTTATCGGTGAAGGGCAATTTATATTTGCATCTCTATTGATGATTTTAGGTACCGTAGGGTTTTCGGGGGCTAACGTTTTTTATGATGCTTTCTTACCGGAAATTGCAGAAGAAAAGAATATTGATAAAGTATCAGCAAGAGGCTTTGCATTCGGATATATAGGTGGAGGTCTATTATTAATTGTCAATTTAGCAATGATAATGAAGCCTAGTTTATTTTTTCTACCTAATACACTTGTCGCTACTCAGATTTCTTTTGTTACTGTTGGACTCTGGTGGTTCGTATTTTCAATCCCTCTTTTTAGACATGTAAAAGAAAGAAAGCTACCAACTCAAACACAAAAGGGACAATACATAATAATTGGATTCGCTAGAATAAAAGACACATTTACAGAAATCCGCCATTATAAGCAATTATTCATATTTCTTATTGCATTTTGGTTATTTAATGATGGAATTTCCACAATTATCAAAATGGCAACTATTTACGGTAAAGATATAGGTATAGGCTCTACAGATTTAATTGCAGCGTTAGTAATCACACAATTTGTCGGTATTCCTTTTTCATTCTTGTTTGGCTGGTTGGCTTCAAAGATTACTGCTAAACGTGCATTAATACTCGCATTATGGGTCTATACAGCAATTGTTATTTTTGGTTATTTCATGTCGTCTGCTTTACATTTTTATATACTAGCAACATCAGTTGGTTTCGTTCAAGGTGGTGCCCAAGCATTAAGTCGTTCAATCTTTGGAAGTATGGTTCCATTGAATCGTAACGCAGAGTTTTTTGGCTTTTATGGTATTATGGGTAAGTTTTCAGCCATTTTCGGTCCATTTTTATTTGCATTAGTCGGACAACTTACAGGATCAAGTCGATTTGGTATTGTATCCTTAGTTCTCTTCTTTTTGATTGGTATTTACTTGTTAACAAAAGTGAATGTGGAAGAAGGCAAACTTGCTGCTCAGCAACCACGATTAACGCTGTAA
- a CDS encoding chemotaxis protein, translating into MDSKKGILLESGTNELEIVEFTIGNNKFGINVIKVKGIINPIPVTKIPHAHPNVEGIIELRGEVLPVVNLISALGLSASTDSSHDKFIVSEFNKQKIVFHVNNVTQIHRISWEQIEKPSDLYQGLESHVTGVIKLNDEMILLLDFEKIIFDINPNAGFNVDKIKNATTVDRSKKSLVVAEDSPMLRKLLFDTLSEAGYSNLEFFENGKDALHYLESIADKDVTSHVQLVITDIEMPQMDGHHLARRIKADNRLSKLPVVIFSSLITDDLRHKGEVVGANAQVSKPEIAELVDMIDKYIL; encoded by the coding sequence ATGGATTCGAAAAAAGGTATATTACTAGAGAGTGGTACTAATGAATTAGAAATTGTTGAGTTTACTATAGGTAACAATAAATTTGGCATTAATGTTATTAAAGTAAAAGGAATTATTAATCCTATACCAGTAACAAAAATCCCTCATGCTCATCCTAATGTTGAGGGTATAATTGAATTAAGAGGCGAAGTTTTACCAGTGGTTAATTTGATAAGTGCCCTTGGTCTTTCGGCCTCTACAGACTCTTCACATGATAAATTTATCGTATCTGAATTTAACAAGCAGAAGATTGTATTTCATGTTAATAATGTTACGCAAATTCATCGTATTTCATGGGAACAAATAGAAAAACCATCTGATTTATACCAAGGTTTAGAATCTCATGTAACAGGAGTTATTAAACTAAATGATGAGATGATTTTACTTCTCGATTTTGAAAAAATTATTTTTGATATAAACCCTAATGCAGGCTTTAATGTAGATAAAATAAAGAATGCAACGACAGTTGATCGCTCAAAAAAATCGCTTGTTGTTGCTGAGGATTCACCAATGCTTCGTAAACTTCTATTCGACACTTTGAGTGAAGCCGGTTATAGCAACTTAGAGTTTTTTGAGAATGGTAAAGACGCTTTACATTACTTAGAAAGTATTGCCGATAAGGATGTAACATCACATGTTCAACTAGTTATTACTGATATTGAAATGCCTCAGATGGATGGACATCATTTAGCTAGACGTATTAAAGCTGATAATAGATTGAGTAAGCTCCCGGTTGTTATCTTCTCATCGCTTATTACAGACGACTTACGTCATAAAGGTGAAGTAGTAGGTGCAAATGCTCAAGTTAGTAAACCAGAAATTGCTGAATTAGTAGATATGATTGATAAATATATTTTATAA
- a CDS encoding YkyB family protein, with the protein MSKYDKDSKPSSTIATPEDLAKAIFIVNRHAKTAPDPKFLYTLKRKALEKLLAEGKAKKEGLHFSRNPRNSQQQSDVLVSLGGFYFHMPPTKDDFSKLPHLGTLNNSYRNPKVHMSLSLAKSILIKYVGVEESKPQRRRPTYQKPVFKRLGQSYL; encoded by the coding sequence GTGAGTAAATACGATAAAGATAGCAAACCCTCTTCAACAATAGCTACGCCTGAAGACCTCGCAAAAGCAATCTTCATTGTAAACCGTCATGCTAAAACAGCACCCGACCCTAAATTTCTATATACATTAAAACGAAAAGCATTAGAAAAATTATTAGCTGAAGGTAAAGCTAAGAAAGAAGGGTTACACTTCTCTCGCAACCCACGAAATAGCCAACAGCAATCTGATGTTCTTGTTTCATTAGGAGGATTTTACTTCCATATGCCTCCTACAAAAGATGACTTCTCTAAGCTTCCACACTTAGGAACATTAAATAACTCATATCGAAACCCTAAAGTCCATATGTCTTTGTCATTGGCAAAATCTATACTAATTAAGTATGTAGGCGTAGAAGAAAGCAAACCACAAAGACGCAGGCCAACGTATCAAAAACCTGTATTTAAAAGGCTAGGACAATCTTATTTATAG
- a CDS encoding Ppx/GppA family phosphatase, translating to MQTKFAIIDIGSNTIRLVIYDSDESGRFKEIENIKQVARLRDYLLPSGVLSEIGINLLVQTLRTHRDIMNHHFVTNVICVATATIRQSRNQASIITTVEAETGFSLRILSEYEEAFYGFLAVNNSTPYTEGITIDIGGGSTEITYFKNRELIAYHSFPFGALSLKRQFVESDIPTEEERTKLLAFVREQLGMLPWLTDRRLPIIAIGGSARNLVQVHQFLVQYPVAGLHLYEMNGQDIVDSLAFMQSQSFEDLQKLEALSKDRADIILPAVQVFHALYEESSASMFVLSRKGLRDGIFYEQLLKPLSIQYFPTIYEESSFELQQDFNIDLQYTLSSLSLANKVFTHLKEEGIASLTEGDGLLLRKAALAFYLGSYIDAEASSQHTFYLLANRTIDGLRHRDRVKLALVASYKNKQVFKQYISPFKNWFTKTEQKKLRLLGSILKVAYSMNATKRNIVDDISMYQDENSVIFDVFCNKNPMAEEYQVEKQKKHLEKCIKRNILFNFTV from the coding sequence TTGCAAACTAAATTCGCCATTATAGACATAGGTTCGAATACAATACGATTAGTCATTTACGATTCTGATGAAAGTGGTCGGTTCAAAGAGATTGAAAATATTAAGCAAGTAGCTCGTTTACGTGACTATTTACTACCTAGTGGTGTGTTGTCTGAGATTGGTATAAATTTATTAGTTCAAACTTTACGAACTCATAGAGATATTATGAACCATCATTTTGTTACAAATGTTATTTGTGTTGCTACTGCAACAATACGTCAATCCAGAAATCAGGCTTCTATTATTACAACAGTTGAAGCTGAAACAGGTTTTAGTTTGAGAATTTTATCAGAATACGAAGAAGCGTTTTATGGATTTTTAGCTGTTAACAATTCTACTCCTTACACAGAAGGTATTACAATTGATATAGGTGGAGGAAGTACGGAGATTACATATTTTAAAAACCGCGAATTGATAGCCTATCATAGTTTCCCGTTTGGAGCTTTATCCTTGAAACGTCAATTTGTTGAAAGTGATATTCCAACTGAAGAGGAAAGGACAAAGCTATTGGCGTTTGTTCGAGAACAGCTCGGTATGCTCCCATGGTTGACAGATCGACGTTTACCAATCATTGCAATAGGTGGTAGCGCACGAAACTTAGTGCAGGTTCATCAATTTCTCGTACAATACCCTGTTGCGGGTCTTCATCTATATGAAATGAATGGGCAGGATATTGTAGATAGCTTAGCTTTTATGCAATCTCAATCATTTGAAGATCTTCAAAAGCTTGAGGCCCTTTCAAAAGATAGAGCTGATATTATATTACCAGCCGTTCAAGTATTTCATGCATTATATGAAGAGTCTTCTGCTTCCATGTTTGTTTTAAGTCGAAAAGGCTTACGAGATGGAATTTTTTATGAGCAATTATTAAAACCGCTGTCTATTCAATATTTTCCTACTATTTATGAAGAAAGCAGCTTTGAACTTCAGCAGGACTTTAATATTGATTTGCAATACACTTTGTCCAGTTTAAGTTTAGCTAATAAGGTATTCACCCATTTAAAAGAAGAGGGGATTGCATCTTTAACAGAGGGAGACGGTCTATTGCTTCGGAAAGCAGCCTTAGCGTTTTATTTAGGGTCCTACATTGATGCAGAGGCATCGAGTCAGCATACATTTTATTTATTAGCAAACCGAACGATAGACGGTCTTCGACATCGAGACAGAGTAAAATTAGCTCTAGTAGCTTCTTATAAAAATAAGCAAGTATTTAAGCAATATATTAGTCCTTTTAAAAACTGGTTTACGAAGACAGAACAGAAAAAGCTGCGATTACTTGGTTCTATTTTAAAGGTTGCTTACAGTATGAATGCTACAAAGCGAAATATTGTCGACGATATTTCAATGTATCAGGATGAAAACAGCGTTATTTTTGACGTGTTTTGTAATAAAAATCCTATGGCTGAGGAATATCAAGTGGAAAAACAAAAAAAGCATCTAGAAAAATGTATTAAAAGAAATATATTATTTAATTTTACAGTGTGA
- a CDS encoding RNA degradosome polyphosphate kinase, producing the protein MEDGYSHLTEYDNPDYYNNRELSWLAFNERVLEEAFDHHNPLLERLKFLAIFGSNLDEFFMVRVAGLKDQVKAGYNKPENKAGLTPKQQLKQISEKNHQLVLRAYEYFENVLVQELQNENVYIRKMEELNDTQLRFLEDYFNEQIFPVLTPMAVDAYRPFPMLLNKSLNLAILLEDKQAPIEEQEKLAIVQVPSVLNRFIRLPSSTDEYAYMLLEDVIRIHINKLFKGFTIKSATEFRITRNADMTIHEEGARDLLREIEKELKKRKWGAAVRLEITDKGADPSVLQFLLKALEVHDKDIYMLNGPLDLTALFSFYKELEQHKENLIYEALIPQPPKDLKSDEDIFQKLLEQDIFLHHPYESFEPVIDFISDAADDENVLAIKSTLYRVSGDSPIIEALKRAAENGKQVTVLVELKARFDEENNVQWAKELEKAGCHVIYGMTHLKTHSKITLVVRRTHGQIERFVHLGTGNYNDQTAKIYTDMGLLTAKRKFGIDATNFFNYLSGYTAKPDYHHLVVAPFDIRDTFIKLIDEEIKFHKRYKNGRIIAKMNSITDKPLIMKLYEASSAGVKIDLIVRGICCLKPGIKGVSENIRVRSIVGRFLEHTRIFYFHHNGEEKMYLSSADMMTRNMIKRVEILFPIYEGFIKKRINKMLSIVLQDNMKAREQDKDGVYHYVTRQQDEAMIDSQLTLFNAVYSVMEDEE; encoded by the coding sequence ATGGAAGATGGATACTCGCATTTAACTGAATACGATAATCCTGATTATTACAACAATAGAGAGCTTAGTTGGTTAGCATTTAATGAGCGTGTGTTAGAGGAAGCCTTTGATCATCATAACCCGTTGTTAGAACGGTTAAAGTTTTTAGCTATATTCGGATCCAATCTCGATGAGTTTTTTATGGTGCGTGTTGCAGGATTAAAAGACCAAGTAAAAGCTGGGTATAATAAACCAGAAAACAAGGCAGGACTAACTCCTAAACAACAGCTTAAGCAAATATCGGAAAAAAACCATCAACTTGTATTAAGAGCTTATGAATATTTTGAGAATGTGTTAGTTCAGGAATTGCAAAACGAAAATGTTTATATCCGCAAAATGGAAGAACTAAATGACACACAGCTTAGATTTCTGGAAGACTATTTTAATGAGCAAATATTCCCTGTACTAACTCCAATGGCTGTAGATGCATATCGTCCATTTCCGATGTTATTAAACAAAAGTCTAAATTTAGCTATTTTATTGGAAGATAAGCAGGCGCCGATTGAGGAACAAGAAAAGCTTGCTATTGTTCAAGTTCCCTCAGTTTTGAACAGATTTATTCGTCTTCCATCTTCGACTGATGAGTATGCATATATGTTACTTGAAGATGTTATTCGCATTCATATTAATAAGCTATTCAAAGGATTTACTATAAAGAGTGCTACTGAATTTCGCATTACAAGAAATGCAGATATGACTATACATGAAGAAGGCGCCAGAGACTTACTACGTGAAATAGAGAAAGAGTTAAAAAAGCGTAAGTGGGGGGCTGCTGTTCGATTAGAAATTACTGATAAAGGGGCAGACCCAAGTGTTTTACAGTTTTTGTTAAAAGCACTAGAAGTTCATGATAAAGATATATACATGTTAAATGGTCCTTTGGACTTAACAGCTTTATTTTCATTTTATAAAGAGTTAGAGCAACACAAAGAGAATTTAATTTATGAAGCTCTAATTCCTCAACCACCTAAAGATTTAAAATCTGATGAAGATATTTTTCAGAAACTATTAGAACAAGATATTTTTTTACATCATCCATACGAATCATTTGAACCTGTTATAGATTTTATATCTGATGCAGCAGATGATGAAAATGTATTGGCAATTAAATCTACGTTATATCGAGTAAGTGGTGACTCTCCAATTATCGAGGCATTAAAGCGGGCGGCTGAAAATGGAAAGCAGGTCACTGTATTGGTTGAATTAAAAGCACGTTTTGATGAAGAAAATAATGTGCAATGGGCAAAGGAGCTTGAAAAGGCTGGATGCCATGTTATATATGGTATGACACACTTGAAAACTCATAGTAAAATTACTCTTGTCGTTCGTAGAACGCACGGACAAATTGAACGGTTTGTTCACTTAGGCACAGGTAATTACAATGATCAAACGGCAAAAATTTACACAGATATGGGGCTTTTAACGGCTAAACGAAAGTTCGGTATAGATGCAACTAATTTCTTTAATTATTTAAGTGGCTATACAGCAAAACCTGATTATCACCATTTAGTAGTAGCACCATTTGATATACGAGATACGTTCATTAAGCTGATTGATGAGGAAATTAAATTCCACAAAAGATATAAAAATGGTAGGATTATTGCCAAAATGAATTCCATAACAGATAAACCGTTAATTATGAAGCTATATGAAGCATCTAGTGCCGGTGTTAAGATAGATTTAATTGTGCGAGGTATTTGCTGTTTAAAACCTGGAATAAAAGGTGTTAGTGAAAACATACGTGTTCGTAGTATAGTGGGACGCTTTCTTGAACATACTCGTATATTTTATTTTCATCATAATGGTGAAGAAAAAATGTATTTATCTTCAGCTGATATGATGACTAGGAATATGATTAAACGAGTTGAAATACTATTTCCTATTTATGAAGGGTTCATAAAAAAGCGCATTAATAAAATGTTATCAATTGTTTTACAAGATAATATGAAAGCTCGTGAACAAGATAAAGATGGTGTATATCATTACGTAACAAGGCAACAAGATGAAGCTATGATTGATTCCCAATTGACATTGTTTAATGCTGTCTACAGTGTTATGGAAGACGAAGAGTAA